The proteins below come from a single Triticum aestivum cultivar Chinese Spring chromosome 5D, IWGSC CS RefSeq v2.1, whole genome shotgun sequence genomic window:
- the LOC123122430 gene encoding phospholipase D delta: MASSGGDESPSPAKPVLLHGDLDLWVVEARLLPNMDMFSEHIRRCFASCGTASSCAPRQPPPNSRGVGEAGSRRHHHRRIITSDPYVTLSVAGAVVARTAVIPNSQEPRWDEQFFVPLAHRATLLDFQVKDNDTFGAQLIGTASVPAERVLAAADEVEEWVPILGTSGKTYKPRTALFIRYRFRPFAANPVYRRGIPGDPDQQGVKDSYFPLRHGGKVTLYQDAHVNEGDLPDVQLERGKKFEHNQCWEDICHAILEAHHMIYIVGWSIYDKVKLVREPSSSRALPEGGELTLGELLKFKSQEGVRVCLLVWDDKTSHDKLFIKTGGVMGTHDEETRKFFKHSSVICVLSPRYASSKLSIFKQQVVGTLFTHHQKCVLVDTQASGNKRKVTAFIGGLDLCDGRYDTPQHRLFKDLDTVFENDFHNPTFSAGAKGPRQPWHDLHCKIDGPAAYDVLKNFEQRWRKASKFRDRFRKVSRWKDDALIKLERISWILSPSPNVPNDHVSLRVSKEEDPENWHVQVFRSIDSGSLKGFPSDCKEASKQNLVCRKNLIIDKSIHTAYVRAIRSAQHFIYIENQYFLGSSYEWPSYVNSGADNLIPMELALKIATKIRAGERFAVYVVIPMWPEGVPTSASVQEILFFQAQTMEMMYGVIARELKAMNIEDAHLQDYLNFYCLGNREEPSTDGSPESDKSTDKSAAGLARKHRRFMIYVHAKGMIVDDEYVILGSANINQRSLAGSRDTEIAMGAYQPHHAWSSKKGHPHGQVYGYRNSLWAEHLGMVDDHFKEPSSLDCVRLVNQIAEENWERFASEEMKTLQGHLLRYPVKVEPDGKIVPLPDQECFPDVGGKICGAPTSLPDSLTM, encoded by the exons ATGGCGTCGTCGGGCGGGGACGAGTCGCCGTCGCCGGCCAAGCCCGTGCTCCTGCACGGGGACCTCGACCTCTGGGTCGTCGAGGCGCGGCTGCTGCCCAACATGGACATGTTCTCCGAGCACATCCGCCGCTGCTTCGCTTCCTGCGGCACCGCCTCCTCCTGCGCGCCCAGGCAGCCCCCGCCCAACAGCCGCGGCGTCGGGGAGGCCggcagccgccgccaccaccaccgcaggATCATCACCAGCGACCCCTACGTCACGCTCTCCGTCGCCGGCGCCGTCGTCGCGCGCACCGCCGTCATCCCCAACAGCCAGGAGCCGCGCTGGGACGAGCAGTTCTTCGTGCCGCTCGCGCACCGCGCCACCCTGCTCGACTTCCAGGTCAAGGACAACGACACCTTCGGCGCGCAGCTCATCGGCACCGCCTCCGTCCCCGCCGAACGggtcctcgccgccgccgacgaggtcgagGAGTGGGTCCCCATCCTCGGCACCAGCGGCAAGACCTACAAGCCCCGCACCGCGCTCTTCATCCGCTACCGCTTCCGCCCCTTCGCCGCCAACCCGGTGTACAGGCGCGGCATCCCCGGGGACCCCGACCAGCAGGGCGTCAAGGACTCCTACTTCCCGCTCCGCCACGGCGGAAAAGTCACGCTCTACCAGGACGCGCACGTCAACGAGGGGGACCTGCCGGACGTCCAGCTCGAGCGGGGGAAGAAGTTCGAGCACAACCAGTGCTGGGAGGACATCTGCCACGCCATACTCGAGGCGCACCATATGATCTACATCGTCGGCTGGTCGATCTACGACAAGGTGAAGCTGGTGCGCGAGCCGTCCTCGTCCAGGGCCCTCCCGGAGGGCGGCGAGCTCACGCTCGGAGAGCTGCTCAAGTTCAAGTCGCAGGAGGGCGTGAGAGTGTGCCTGCTCGTCTGGGACGACAAGACGTCCCATGACAAGCTCTTCATCAAAACG GGTGGTGTGATGGGAACGCATGATGAAGAAACTAGAAAGTTTTTCAAGCATTCCTCAGTCATCTGTGTTCTTTCACCTCGATATGCCAGCAGTAAGCTGAGCATTTTCAAACAACAG GTTGTTGGGACATTGTTTACACACCACCAAAAATGTGTGCTGGTTGATACACAAGCTTCGGGAAACAAGCGGAAAGTTACTGCTTTCATTGGGGGCCTAGATCTTTGTGATGGGCGTTATGATACTCCTCAACATAGGCTTTTTAAAGACCTTGACACAGTATTTGAAAATGATTTCCATAACCCAACATTTTCG GCAGGCGCAAAAGGACCGAGACAACCATGGCATGATTTGCACTGTAAGATTGATGGACCAGCTGCCTATGATGTCTTGAAGAATTTTGAACAACGCTGGAGAAAGGCATCCAAATTCCGTGATCGATTTAGGAAAGTATCTCGCTGGAAAGATGATGCTCTGATAAAGCTGGAGCGTATCTCGTGGATACTTAGTCCTTCCCCTAATGTTCCAAATGATCATGTTAGTTTGCGGGTTTCAAAAGAAGAAGATCCTGAAAATTGGCATGTTCAG GTATTCCGGTCAATTGACTCGGGCTCTCTAAAAGGATTTCCTAGTGATTGCAAAGAGGCTTCAAAGCAG AATCTTGTGTGCCGAAAGAACCTCATAATTGATAAGAGCATTCACACAGCATATGTCCGGGCAATCAGATCAGCGCAACATTTCATTTATATAGAAAATCAGTATTTTCTTGGTTCTTCGTACGAGTGGCCATCCTATGTGAATTCAG GTGCTGACAATCTGATACCAATGGAATTGGCCCTCAAAATTGCAACCAAGATTAGAGCTGGCGAACGGTTTGCAGTTTATGTAGTCATACCAATGTGGCCTGAAGGAGTCCCTACCTCGGCCTCTGTGCAAGAAATTCTTTTCTTTCAG GCTCAGACAATGGAGATGATGTATGGAGTAATCGCACGAGAGCTCAAGGCCATGAATATTGAGGATGCACACCTTCAAGATTACTTGAACTTTTACTGTCTAGGCAATCGGGAAGAACCGTCAACAGATGGTAGCCCTGAGTCAGATAAATCTACAGATAAAAGTGCAGCG GGCCTGGCTAGAAAACATCGGCGGTTCATGATATATGTTCATGCAAAAGGGATGATTGTAGACGATGAATACGTAATTTTGGGCTCGGCAAACATCAATCAGAGATCCTTGGCTGGCTCGAGAGATACCGAAATCGCAATGGGTGCCTACCAGCCTCATCATGCATGGTCTTCGAAGAAGGGTCATCCTCACGGCCAG GTGTATGGGTATAGGAACTCCCTCTGGGCAGAACACCTTGGTATGGTTGATGACCACTTCAAGGAACCTTCTAGCCTGGACTGTGTAAGATTAGTGAACCAAATAGCCGAAGAAAACTGGGAAAGATTCGCGTCAGAAGAGATGAAAACGTTGCAAGGGCACCTCCTCAGATACCCAGTGAAGGTAGAGCCCGATGGTAAGATTGTCCCGCTGCCCGACCAAGAATGCTTCCCCGACGTTGGCGGCAAGATCTGCGGCGCTCCGACCTCGCTTCCTGATTCGCTGACGATGTAG